A genomic stretch from uncultured Cohaesibacter sp. includes:
- a CDS encoding type II toxin-antitoxin system ParD family antitoxin, with amino-acid sequence MNKTDNAVEIGSYFEQFISKQVASGRFSSDMEVLQAGLRLLEEQELRFHLEKNKLVNKNAEGVDEETATEQEVGEVSRSVTQAMRALATAAGDADTALPAIPVTKGLLRPQIAAE; translated from the coding sequence GTGAATAAGACAGACAATGCGGTAGAAATCGGTTCCTACTTTGAACAGTTCATCTCCAAGCAGGTGGCAAGCGGTCGTTTTTCCAGCGATATGGAAGTATTGCAGGCCGGTTTGCGTCTTCTTGAAGAGCAGGAACTGCGTTTCCATCTGGAAAAAAACAAGCTGGTTAACAAAAATGCTGAGGGCGTGGACGAAGAAACCGCGACCGAGCAAGAAGTCGGGGAAGTGTCCCGATCCGTTACCCAAGCAATGCGTGCGCTGGCAACAGCTGCAGGCGATGCTGACACTGCTCTGCCCGCTATTCCCGTGACAAAAGGCCTGCTGCGTCCGCAAATCGCTGCGGAATAA
- the thrC gene encoding threonine synthase, which translates to MKYVSTRGNAPELGFCDAILAGLASDGGLYVPKVWPTLSDEEIASLAGKNYAEIAFAVMWPYVEGEIPEATFRTMINEAYATFRHDAVAPLVQTGPNEYVLELFHGPTLAFKDVAMQLLARLMDYVLAEKGARATIIGATSGDTGGAAIEAFRGRSNTDIFILFPNGKVSPVQQRQMTSVLDDNVHCIALNGNFDDCQGLLKEMFAHVSFRKNIAMSGVNSINWGRIMAQIVYYFSAALSLGAPFRPVSFTVPTGNFGDIFAGFVAKQMGLPIDKLIIATNQNDILARTLESGAYEVKGVTPSVSPSMDIQVSSNFERLLFEVHERDSSAVNRMMAGLKQSGSFSIDEEPLAQLRDGFAADRASEKDTAATIKTVLADSGYLLDPHSAVGVHVARKFAAAAKAEEGAASSGAQVPMIVLSTAHPAKFPAAVEAASGQYPSLPVWLGDLMEREERLSVIDNKLDDVEAFIMERSRAAND; encoded by the coding sequence GTGAAATATGTGAGCACACGGGGCAACGCGCCTGAACTGGGCTTTTGTGATGCCATTCTGGCAGGGCTTGCCAGTGATGGTGGCCTTTATGTGCCAAAGGTTTGGCCGACATTGAGCGATGAAGAGATTGCTTCGCTCGCCGGCAAAAACTATGCGGAAATTGCCTTTGCGGTCATGTGGCCCTATGTCGAGGGGGAAATTCCCGAAGCAACATTCCGCACCATGATCAACGAGGCTTACGCGACCTTCCGTCACGATGCCGTTGCACCTCTGGTTCAAACCGGCCCGAATGAATATGTGCTGGAGCTTTTCCACGGCCCGACATTGGCCTTCAAGGATGTCGCCATGCAGCTTTTGGCGCGCCTGATGGATTATGTGTTGGCCGAGAAGGGCGCGCGCGCCACCATCATCGGCGCGACGTCGGGTGATACCGGCGGGGCTGCCATTGAAGCCTTCCGCGGTCGCTCCAATACCGATATTTTCATTCTCTTCCCCAATGGCAAGGTGTCGCCGGTGCAGCAGCGCCAGATGACGTCGGTGCTGGATGACAATGTGCATTGCATCGCACTCAATGGCAATTTCGATGATTGTCAGGGGCTGCTCAAAGAGATGTTTGCCCATGTGAGCTTCCGCAAAAATATTGCCATGTCCGGTGTCAATTCGATCAACTGGGGCCGCATCATGGCCCAGATCGTTTATTATTTCTCGGCAGCCCTGTCGCTGGGAGCGCCTTTCCGTCCGGTGTCCTTCACGGTGCCGACGGGCAATTTCGGCGACATCTTCGCCGGTTTTGTTGCCAAACAGATGGGCCTGCCCATTGACAAGCTGATCATCGCCACAAACCAGAATGACATTCTGGCCCGCACGCTGGAAAGCGGTGCCTATGAGGTGAAGGGCGTAACGCCGTCCGTTTCTCCCAGCATGGATATTCAGGTTTCCTCCAACTTCGAGCGCCTTCTGTTCGAGGTGCATGAGCGGGACAGCTCGGCTGTTAACCGCATGATGGCCGGTCTTAAGCAATCCGGTTCTTTCTCTATCGATGAAGAGCCGCTTGCGCAGTTGCGCGACGGTTTTGCCGCTGATCGGGCTAGCGAGAAAGACACTGCCGCCACCATCAAGACCGTACTGGCTGATAGCGGCTATCTGCTTGATCCGCATTCTGCTGTTGGCGTGCATGTGGCCCGCAAATTTGCAGCAGCAGCCAAGGCTGAAGAGGGAGCCGCTTCTTCCGGAGCGCAGGTTCCGATGATCGTTCTTTCTACGGCTCATCCGGCCAAGTTCCCGGCGGCTGTCGAGGCCGCCTCCGGCCAGTATCCGTCGCTGCCTGTTTGGCTGGGGGATTTGATGGAGCGGGAAGAGCGCCTCAGCGTCATCGACAACAAGCTTGATGACGTGGAGGCTTTCATTATGGAGCGCTCTCGCGCCGCCAACGACTAG
- a CDS encoding DUF983 domain-containing protein, with the protein MMTDYKGSIARTALAGKCPRCGEGKLYKSFLKVGDQCDVCGLDYAFIDSGDGPAPFVIMIVGFIATGGLLYTEFTYEPPVWLQVIIWAPVATLLCLAFLYWLKGALIAQQYKTKAEQGQRLDSPLKDEVNEAEAK; encoded by the coding sequence ATGATGACAGACTATAAGGGAAGCATTGCCCGCACGGCTCTTGCGGGGAAATGCCCTCGCTGTGGCGAGGGAAAGCTCTATAAGAGCTTCCTCAAGGTGGGGGATCAATGCGATGTGTGCGGACTTGATTATGCTTTCATCGACAGTGGCGATGGTCCTGCGCCTTTTGTCATCATGATTGTCGGCTTCATCGCCACCGGTGGGCTGCTCTATACAGAATTCACCTATGAGCCTCCGGTCTGGCTACAGGTGATTATCTGGGCTCCTGTTGCCACCTTGCTTTGCCTTGCTTTTCTCTATTGGCTGAAAGGGGCGCTCATTGCACAGCAATATAAGACCAAGGCCGAGCAGGGCCAGCGCCTTGATAGTCCGCTCAAGGACGAGGTCAATGAGGCTGAAGCAAAGTGA
- a CDS encoding cytochrome c oxidase subunit 3, with protein MAEAHSKNHDYHIIDPSPWPIIASVSAFLMAVGAVTMFHGGTSLILIAGTLGVLYTMLGWWRDVIKEALEGHHTPVVQLHLRYGMILFIASEVMFFVAWFWAFFDASLFAGEAKQYMREEFLGGVWPPKGLEVIDPWHLPLFNTLLLLASGTTITWAHHALLENDREGLKKGLALTILLGIVFSAVQVYEYVHAPFAFKESIYGATFFMATGFHGFHVFVGTIFLIVCLIRVYKGHFTPEKHFGFEAAAWYWHFVDVVWLFLFTTIYVWGNFGGTFAH; from the coding sequence ATGGCTGAGGCTCACAGCAAGAACCACGATTATCACATCATAGACCCCAGCCCGTGGCCCATAATCGCGTCGGTATCCGCCTTCCTGATGGCTGTCGGGGCTGTGACGATGTTTCATGGCGGCACAAGCCTTATTCTCATCGCTGGCACACTGGGCGTGCTCTATACCATGCTTGGCTGGTGGCGCGATGTGATCAAGGAAGCCCTCGAAGGCCACCACACTCCTGTCGTGCAACTGCATCTGCGCTATGGCATGATCCTGTTCATCGCCTCAGAGGTGATGTTCTTCGTGGCTTGGTTCTGGGCATTCTTTGATGCCAGCCTGTTTGCCGGTGAAGCAAAGCAATATATGCGGGAAGAATTTCTGGGCGGCGTTTGGCCCCCAAAAGGGCTGGAGGTGATCGACCCATGGCATCTGCCATTGTTCAACACGCTTCTTCTGCTTGCATCCGGCACCACCATCACATGGGCCCACCATGCACTTCTGGAAAATGATCGAGAGGGCCTCAAAAAGGGATTGGCGCTGACAATCCTTCTGGGCATCGTCTTTTCTGCCGTGCAGGTTTACGAATATGTCCATGCGCCCTTTGCCTTCAAGGAAAGCATCTATGGAGCGACCTTCTTCATGGCCACCGGCTTTCATGGATTCCATGTGTTTGTCGGCACGATCTTCCTGATCGTCTGCCTGATCCGGGTCTATAAGGGCCATTTCACTCCTGAAAAGCATTTCGGTTTTGAAGCGGCGGCCTGGTATTGGCACTTTGTGGATGTGGTTTGGCTGTTCCTGTTCACCACCATCTATGTGTGGGGCAATTTCGGCGGCACCTTCGCCCACTAG
- the gcvH gene encoding glycine cleavage system protein GcvH — MTTYYSEDHEWVEVEGDVATIGITDFAQKQLGDVVFVELPDVGKALEKGDEAAVVESVKAASEVYAPIDGEVSEVNAALEEDPALVNSDAESGAWFLKVKISDKSQLDDLMDEEAYKALIAEQE, encoded by the coding sequence ATGACCACCTATTACAGCGAAGACCATGAATGGGTTGAAGTAGAAGGCGACGTTGCCACCATCGGCATCACCGATTTCGCACAGAAACAGCTCGGAGACGTCGTATTCGTAGAATTGCCGGATGTTGGCAAGGCTCTGGAAAAAGGCGACGAAGCCGCCGTGGTGGAAAGCGTCAAGGCCGCTTCAGAAGTCTACGCACCAATCGATGGTGAAGTGAGCGAAGTCAACGCTGCGCTTGAGGAAGATCCCGCGCTGGTCAACAGCGACGCGGAAAGCGGCGCATGGTTCCTCAAAGTCAAGATTTCAGACAAGAGCCAGCTTGACGACCTGATGGACGAAGAGGCCTATAAGGCACTTATTGCCGAACAGGAATAG
- a CDS encoding SURF1 family cytochrome oxidase biogenesis protein → MISRPKIVLFSLAALLAFSALIALGNWQVRRLAWKEQLIADVTSRVAAPPIAAPGPEQWAGLSRDDAVYRPVRLTGHYDHAREVHVWFALNDPQGGPLGGPGYMIMTPFVTTEGWQVIVNRGFVPEKLKEKASRPETLVETPQTLTGLMRFDEPKNWLSPKTDKQKNVWIVRQVGEMAAFLGMDEGRTAPYWVDLVKGQGVPWGTEAASLPQGGETRITFRNSHLQYAVTWYGLAAVLAIIFLLFLRKSLSRDNKAGQDLSDSNKLPS, encoded by the coding sequence GTGATTTCCAGACCGAAAATCGTGCTGTTCAGTCTCGCCGCCCTGTTGGCCTTTTCCGCTCTTATTGCGTTGGGCAACTGGCAGGTGCGGCGTCTTGCCTGGAAAGAACAACTGATCGCTGATGTCACTTCCCGCGTGGCTGCGCCCCCCATCGCTGCGCCGGGGCCGGAACAATGGGCCGGCCTGTCTCGTGATGATGCGGTCTACCGGCCCGTGCGCCTCACCGGCCATTATGATCATGCGCGCGAAGTGCATGTATGGTTTGCGCTCAATGATCCGCAAGGAGGTCCCCTTGGCGGCCCGGGCTACATGATCATGACGCCCTTTGTCACCACTGAGGGCTGGCAGGTGATCGTCAACAGGGGCTTTGTGCCTGAAAAGCTCAAGGAGAAGGCAAGCCGCCCTGAAACGCTGGTTGAAACCCCTCAGACGCTCACCGGTCTCATGCGCTTTGATGAACCGAAAAACTGGCTGAGCCCGAAGACGGACAAGCAGAAAAATGTCTGGATCGTCAGGCAGGTGGGCGAAATGGCCGCGTTTCTGGGGATGGATGAAGGACGTACTGCTCCTTACTGGGTGGATCTGGTCAAGGGGCAGGGCGTGCCTTGGGGCACAGAAGCTGCCAGCTTGCCTCAAGGCGGGGAGACCCGCATCACCTTCCGCAACAGCCATTTGCAATATGCCGTGACATGGTATGGACTGGCTGCAGTTCTTGCCATCATCTTTCTGCTATTCCTGCGCAAGAGCCTTTCAAGAGACAACAAGGCTGGGCAAGACCTCTCTGATTCCAATAAATTGCCATCCTGA
- the rnhA gene encoding ribonuclease HI, with translation MSKVTIYTDGACSGNPGPGGWGALLTMGEHEKELCGGEANTTNNRMELTAAIEALNALKRACEVDLYTDSQYVKGGITGWIHGWKKNGWKTAAKKPVKNAELWQALDEALKRHKVDWHWVKGHAGHDGNERADELARRGMAPFKEA, from the coding sequence ATGAGCAAAGTGACAATTTATACCGACGGAGCCTGCTCTGGAAATCCAGGGCCCGGCGGCTGGGGGGCCTTGTTGACCATGGGGGAGCATGAAAAGGAACTCTGTGGCGGTGAAGCCAACACCACCAATAACCGCATGGAGCTGACAGCTGCGATCGAAGCGCTCAATGCCCTCAAACGTGCTTGCGAAGTGGATCTTTATACCGACAGTCAATATGTCAAAGGCGGCATTACAGGCTGGATTCATGGCTGGAAGAAAAACGGCTGGAAAACGGCGGCCAAGAAACCGGTCAAGAATGCCGAGCTATGGCAGGCGCTGGACGAAGCCCTGAAGCGTCATAAGGTCGATTGGCATTGGGTGAAGGGTCATGCCGGTCATGATGGCAACGAGCGGGCGGACGAGCTGGCCCGTCGCGGCATGGCACCATTCAAGGAAGCCTGA
- the gcvT gene encoding glycine cleavage system aminomethyltransferase GcvT, whose amino-acid sequence MADLSGAKKTPLFDLHEELGGSLVDFAGYALPVRYPAGIMAEHIHCRESAALFDVSHMGQALLEGPDHETTAKALEALTPSAFSKLAPGRMRYSVFLNETSGIIDDFIVTRPGDPALDGILMLVVNGACKEKDYAFLEANLPDGISLKRLDDKALLALQGPKAVDVLKRHAQKADALTFMSQTPDEINGVPVGISRCGYTGEDGFEISCAAGEAEAIARLLLDEPEVNPAGLGARDSLRLESGLCLYGHDLDDSIDPAEADLGWAIQKSRRQDKAFPGSERILKGLEDGPTRIRVGLRILGKAPAREGAEIQDADGNAIGIVTSGGFAPTLQAPIAMGYVPPAFAEPGTKVILAVRKRALEAEVAPMPFVPQRYVRKP is encoded by the coding sequence ATGGCCGACCTGAGTGGCGCCAAAAAAACACCCCTGTTTGATCTGCATGAAGAATTGGGCGGAAGCCTTGTTGATTTTGCAGGCTATGCCCTGCCCGTGCGCTATCCGGCAGGCATCATGGCCGAGCATATCCATTGCCGCGAAAGCGCGGCCCTGTTTGACGTGTCCCACATGGGACAGGCCCTGCTTGAAGGCCCTGATCATGAGACGACAGCCAAGGCGCTGGAAGCCCTGACGCCGTCTGCCTTCTCCAAGCTGGCTCCGGGCCGCATGCGCTACAGCGTGTTTCTCAATGAGACCAGCGGCATCATTGACGACTTCATCGTAACCCGTCCGGGCGATCCGGCACTGGATGGCATCCTCATGCTGGTGGTCAACGGGGCTTGCAAGGAAAAGGACTATGCTTTCCTTGAAGCCAACCTGCCAGACGGCATCTCCCTCAAACGTCTTGATGACAAAGCCCTTCTGGCACTGCAAGGCCCCAAGGCTGTGGATGTCCTCAAGCGCCATGCGCAAAAGGCCGATGCCCTCACCTTCATGTCCCAGACACCCGATGAAATCAACGGGGTTCCCGTTGGCATTTCGCGCTGCGGCTATACTGGCGAAGACGGTTTCGAGATTTCCTGCGCGGCAGGAGAGGCCGAAGCGATCGCCCGCCTCTTACTGGATGAGCCGGAAGTGAACCCTGCCGGCCTTGGCGCACGCGACAGTCTGCGACTTGAGAGCGGGCTATGCCTTTATGGCCATGATCTGGATGACAGCATTGATCCGGCAGAAGCCGATCTTGGCTGGGCCATTCAAAAGAGCCGCCGACAGGACAAGGCCTTCCCCGGCTCGGAGCGGATTTTGAAAGGGCTTGAAGATGGCCCGACGCGCATCCGTGTCGGCCTGCGCATTCTCGGCAAGGCACCAGCCCGCGAGGGAGCTGAAATTCAGGATGCTGACGGCAATGCCATCGGCATCGTGACCTCGGGTGGCTTTGCGCCGACCCTACAGGCTCCCATCGCCATGGGCTATGTACCGCCAGCCTTTGCCGAACCGGGCACCAAGGTGATACTGGCCGTGCGCAAACGGGCACTGGAGGCTGAAGTTGCCCCCATGCCGTTTGTTCCGCAACGCTATGTACGCAAACCCTGA
- a CDS encoding PilZ domain-containing protein codes for MEWIAPREDRRKEPRILVEKPGKLFCEHFSFMIDCQIRNESESGMSIRLDLDPNEGLPSHFSLLDRKTGTLVDAHVIWRKAGKAGIHFTGKRTDVDRLPGADIRRLSIIAAGRQYAPSRKPRRARGKARQQTL; via the coding sequence ATGGAATGGATTGCCCCAAGAGAAGATCGTCGCAAGGAACCGCGCATTCTTGTCGAAAAACCTGGCAAGCTGTTTTGCGAGCATTTCTCATTCATGATTGATTGCCAGATCAGAAATGAGAGCGAGAGCGGTATGTCTATTCGGCTCGATCTTGATCCCAACGAGGGCCTCCCCTCTCACTTCTCATTGCTAGACAGGAAGACAGGCACCTTGGTGGATGCCCACGTCATATGGCGCAAGGCTGGCAAGGCCGGTATTCACTTTACAGGGAAACGAACCGATGTGGATCGCCTTCCGGGTGCCGATATCCGCCGTCTATCGATTATCGCCGCCGGAAGACAATATGCTCCGAGCCGAAAGCCCCGGCGAGCAAGAGGAAAAGCAAGACAACAGACCCTTTAA
- a CDS encoding molybdopterin-dependent oxidoreductase — translation MSVLSAHVGAEELEQPQDDIILTISGKVSNHNAEGLVYLDRSMIEAIGLNEVVTHTVYSTKAHQWHGVLMRDLLAYVGAKGETVEVHALDGYQTEIPVHDFYDYDVLLATRQDGRNLSVRRRGPIRIIYPIDHDSSLLDPKYTARFVWQIEKMIVK, via the coding sequence ATGAGCGTGCTGTCGGCGCATGTTGGGGCCGAAGAACTCGAACAACCTCAAGACGACATCATTCTGACGATCTCGGGCAAAGTTTCAAACCACAACGCCGAGGGCCTTGTCTATCTGGATCGGTCCATGATTGAGGCTATCGGGCTGAACGAAGTCGTCACCCATACGGTCTACTCAACCAAGGCCCATCAATGGCACGGTGTTCTGATGCGCGATCTGCTCGCCTATGTCGGAGCAAAGGGTGAGACCGTCGAGGTGCATGCGCTGGATGGCTATCAGACCGAGATACCTGTTCATGATTTCTATGATTATGACGTACTTCTGGCGACCCGACAGGATGGCCGCAATCTGAGCGTTCGCCGCCGCGGCCCCATCAGAATTATCTATCCGATCGACCATGACAGCTCGCTTCTCGATCCCAAATATACCGCACGTTTCGTCTGGCAGATCGAAAAGATGATAGTGAAATGA
- a CDS encoding bifunctional diguanylate cyclase/phosphodiesterase yields the protein MKFYSKALAIAYLISVVGLLFLELSQFQRVDRLRGQISQSYEMISGRDEGIRLELEYRRFRSITGKYVFGEKLQEVGADPDTAQNVSHDMVVQWFDILWSRVFSINSVGVEVPEAKHDKFNTLLINLRTSLREVDPMVQTLRPGNLIAFRKIEDILAPYEEDITSMAASIAQTRAERASLLQKRLDGALTSMDMLLLSSAAGGVLILTLFGTEAYRARKEESRIKGREARIRFLAEHDALTGLGNRSFLNEKMNRFIDSADAHGEGFNLILFDLDKFKDVNDTFGHPMGDRLLKNAAARLTAIFCGEADIVTRLGGDEFAVLQRADLATSERIVAQVIKALSSAFELSGNDIRISSSVGISRYPDLSHSAEELLRDADLALYEAKKQGRQRYCLYETSMSIAIQNRVCLEADLRHALQCGGDGLEVYYQPQVSTNLKSGVCKVTGVEALVRWFHPDLGQIPTLDFINIAEDAGLIGTLSDWIFREACTDLVNWHQSGFKLRLSINLSPQQLNNKNLATEIIQLLERTGADPNYLTLEITESVDVKDTCKAAKMLSQLSARGISLAMDDFGTGYSNLGYLKSLPLDILKIDRAFVKQIEDNEEDRKLVRGIINLARGMGLKVIAEGVETEEQMHFLQAHKCSIFQGYLFGRPMHKLSVLALLANVEPDVLNNTISLPDLSGPPRTIVDP from the coding sequence ATGAAGTTCTATTCCAAAGCTCTGGCCATTGCCTATCTGATCTCGGTCGTTGGACTGCTTTTCTTAGAATTGTCCCAATTTCAAAGAGTTGATCGTCTGCGTGGCCAGATTTCCCAAAGCTATGAGATGATTTCCGGCCGAGATGAAGGCATTCGACTGGAGCTTGAATATCGCCGTTTCAGAAGCATAACCGGCAAATATGTATTCGGGGAAAAACTACAGGAAGTTGGCGCCGATCCAGATACCGCCCAGAATGTTTCCCATGACATGGTGGTGCAGTGGTTTGATATTCTCTGGAGCCGCGTGTTTAGCATCAATTCCGTTGGGGTGGAAGTTCCCGAAGCAAAGCATGACAAATTCAATACCCTGTTGATCAATCTTCGCACCTCGCTGCGCGAAGTGGACCCTATGGTTCAGACGCTGCGGCCAGGAAATCTCATAGCCTTTCGCAAGATAGAAGATATTCTGGCGCCTTATGAGGAAGATATCACCAGCATGGCTGCGTCCATTGCCCAGACGCGTGCCGAACGAGCCTCTCTTCTCCAGAAGCGACTGGATGGGGCGCTCACTTCTATGGATATGTTGCTGTTGAGCTCTGCGGCGGGCGGAGTTCTCATCCTCACCCTGTTCGGAACCGAGGCATATCGGGCGCGCAAGGAGGAAAGCCGGATCAAGGGGCGAGAAGCTCGCATTCGCTTTCTGGCGGAGCATGACGCCTTGACCGGTCTTGGCAACAGGTCTTTTCTGAATGAGAAAATGAACCGCTTCATTGACTCTGCCGATGCGCATGGGGAGGGGTTCAATCTCATTCTCTTCGATCTTGATAAGTTCAAGGATGTGAATGATACCTTCGGCCATCCCATGGGGGATCGGCTGCTCAAGAATGCCGCCGCGCGTCTGACGGCCATCTTCTGCGGAGAAGCCGATATCGTGACGCGTCTGGGGGGAGATGAATTCGCAGTTTTGCAGCGAGCGGATCTTGCTACCAGTGAAAGGATTGTTGCGCAGGTAATCAAGGCACTGAGCTCCGCTTTTGAGCTATCGGGCAATGATATCCGCATTTCATCGTCGGTGGGCATATCCCGCTATCCCGATCTGTCCCATTCTGCTGAAGAGCTGCTGCGTGATGCAGATCTGGCGCTCTATGAAGCCAAGAAGCAGGGGCGCCAGAGATACTGCCTGTATGAAACAAGCATGAGTATTGCCATTCAGAACAGGGTTTGCCTTGAGGCTGATCTGCGCCATGCCTTGCAATGCGGCGGTGATGGACTGGAAGTCTATTATCAGCCACAAGTCTCCACCAATCTGAAATCAGGTGTATGCAAGGTGACCGGCGTGGAAGCGCTCGTGCGCTGGTTCCATCCCGACCTGGGGCAAATCCCGACGCTGGATTTCATCAATATCGCGGAAGATGCTGGCCTCATCGGAACCCTGTCCGACTGGATCTTCAGGGAAGCCTGCACAGATCTCGTCAACTGGCATCAATCCGGCTTCAAGCTGCGCCTCTCGATCAATCTCTCGCCGCAACAGCTCAACAATAAAAATCTCGCTACCGAGATTATTCAACTGCTTGAGCGGACCGGTGCCGACCCCAACTATCTGACCCTTGAAATCACCGAAAGCGTTGATGTGAAGGACACCTGCAAGGCCGCCAAGATGCTCTCGCAGCTATCGGCGCGCGGCATTTCTCTGGCGATGGACGATTTCGGCACGGGCTATTCCAACCTAGGCTATCTCAAAAGCTTGCCTCTGGATATCCTCAAGATAGATCGCGCTTTTGTAAAGCAGATTGAAGACAATGAAGAAGACCGCAAACTGGTGCGGGGAATTATCAATCTGGCGCGCGGCATGGGGCTAAAGGTCATCGCCGAAGGGGTAGAAACCGAAGAGCAGATGCATTTTCTACAGGCCCATAAATGCAGCATCTTCCAAGGGTACCTCTTTGGCCGTCCAATGCATAAACTGTCTGTTCTGGCCTTGCTTGCTAATGTCGAACCGGATGTCTTGAACAATACGATCTCTCTGCCCGATCTTTCCGGCCCTCCGCGAACAATTGTGGACCCCTAG
- a CDS encoding methyltransferase — protein MSEIDLDALQEAYNNALELEKAGKFDEAAESYRKALELDPEDHAGASVRLASMQRGPSPDKAPVAYVATLFDQHAAAFEKILVDDLGYAVPMMVREMIHAAAPERRFARMLDLGCGTGLTGISMKDKVDNMIGVDISTGMLDEAYDKEVYNDLYAGDVVEFLSEIEDDGEGEAGGWDLIVSTDVLPYLGELEEKFHHVGRCLDAGGLFAFSSETMPEEAFEGVPYKVGPKQRFAHSESYIRQLLEANRMDVKHFEMIVVRTDEGKPIYGHLVLAQKRPDAD, from the coding sequence ATGTCCGAGATTGACCTCGACGCCTTGCAAGAGGCTTACAACAATGCATTGGAGCTTGAGAAAGCCGGCAAATTTGATGAAGCCGCAGAAAGCTACCGCAAAGCTCTCGAGCTGGATCCGGAAGATCACGCCGGAGCCTCGGTGCGTCTGGCCTCCATGCAACGCGGCCCTTCACCAGACAAGGCACCTGTCGCCTATGTGGCAACCCTGTTTGACCAGCATGCGGCGGCGTTTGAGAAAATTCTCGTGGATGATCTGGGTTACGCTGTACCAATGATGGTGCGCGAGATGATCCATGCCGCAGCTCCAGAACGCCGCTTTGCCCGCATGCTTGATCTGGGCTGTGGGACCGGCCTGACGGGTATTTCCATGAAGGACAAGGTGGACAACATGATCGGCGTGGACATCTCCACCGGCATGTTGGACGAAGCCTATGACAAGGAGGTCTATAATGACCTCTATGCGGGCGACGTGGTGGAATTTCTCAGTGAAATCGAAGATGACGGCGAAGGCGAAGCCGGCGGCTGGGATCTGATCGTCTCCACCGATGTGTTGCCCTATCTGGGAGAGCTGGAAGAAAAATTCCATCATGTGGGCCGGTGCCTTGATGCAGGAGGCCTATTTGCCTTCTCCTCTGAAACAATGCCGGAAGAAGCCTTTGAAGGGGTCCCTTACAAGGTGGGGCCCAAACAGCGCTTTGCCCATTCGGAAAGCTATATCCGCCAGCTACTGGAGGCCAACCGCATGGATGTGAAGCATTTCGAGATGATCGTGGTGCGCACCGATGAGGGCAAGCCGATCTATGGTCATCTGGTTCTGGCTCAAAAAAGACCCGATGCAGACTAG
- a CDS encoding HAD family phosphatase: protein MLVIFDCDGTLVDTEIIWAKASLEVFKEEDLDMDLEAYNSTYAGMTNSEIIQLIEEDIERSLPHDILQRITDRAMSKLDKLKVIEGAHEMLDQLDYPRCVCSNTAMERLEANMRLVDLWDRFRPYVYSAVEVGTKQPKPDPNVFLHAATVLETDPSECFVIEDSTHGVQAACQAGMRVIGFIGASHSYPGHGEHLMDAGAETVVRRLVDIPATIDALKDWHEK, encoded by the coding sequence ATGCTGGTGATTTTTGACTGCGATGGCACTTTGGTGGATACGGAAATCATCTGGGCCAAAGCCAGTCTGGAGGTCTTCAAGGAAGAAGATCTTGATATGGATCTTGAGGCCTATAACAGCACCTACGCTGGCATGACCAACTCCGAGATTATCCAGCTCATCGAAGAGGATATCGAGCGCTCATTGCCCCATGACATCCTGCAGCGGATTACTGACCGCGCGATGAGCAAGCTGGACAAGCTCAAGGTGATTGAGGGTGCCCACGAGATGCTGGATCAGCTGGACTATCCGCGCTGTGTCTGCTCCAACACCGCCATGGAGCGGCTGGAAGCGAATATGCGCCTAGTCGATTTGTGGGATCGCTTCCGTCCTTATGTCTATTCTGCCGTTGAAGTGGGAACCAAACAGCCGAAGCCGGATCCGAACGTCTTTTTGCACGCAGCGACAGTGCTTGAAACTGACCCGTCTGAATGCTTCGTCATCGAAGATAGCACCCACGGCGTTCAGGCCGCCTGTCAGGCCGGGATGCGCGTGATCGGCTTCATTGGCGCAAGTCACAGCTACCCAGGGCACGGAGAGCATTTGATGGATGCCGGAGCGGAGACCGTCGTTCGTCGCCTTGTCGATATTCCTGCAACGATTGATGCCCTCAAAGACTGGCACGAGAAGTAA